The following DNA comes from Agromyces mangrovi.
CGCGCTGTCGCCGCCGACGACGCCGCTCGCGCCGTCGTCGCTGCCGCCGATGATCGAGACGCTGCCGATCGCCGAGTAGCCCTTCGCGAACTCGGCCATGATCGACGGCAGCACCTCGAGCACGCGCTGCGACAGGAATGCCTCCTGGTTCGACGCGATGGCCTGCGCCTCCGCCTCGACGGCGGCGGCACGGGCCTCGCCCTCGGCGCGGATCGCGTCGGCCTCGGCCTGCGCGCGAAGACGACGGGCGGATGCCTCGGCGTCCGCGAGCTCACGCAGCGCGCTCGCCTCACCGGCCGACTTGGCCTCGGCCGCCGCGGCCTCACCGGTCGCGCGGGCCTTGTCGGCCTCCGCCTGCTGCTCGGCGATGCGCGTGCGCGCCTCGGCCTGCTTCACCTGCTCGATCGCCGCAGCCTCGGCCGAGCGCTCGCGCGTGTACAGGTCGGCCTGCGCGCGGGTCTCCGCCTCGTAGCGCGAAGCGTCGGCGACGCGCTTGACCTCGGCGTCGAGCCGGGCCTGCGTGTTCTCGGCCTGCTGCTGCAGCACGGCCTGCTCCGCGCGGGCGCGCGCGAGGTGCTCGGCCTGCTCCGCCTCGGCGCGGGCGCGACCGACGCCGGCGTCCGCGTTGGCGGTGTTGGTGTCGAGCGCCGTCTGCTCGATCAGGTTCGCCTCCTGGTTGGCGATGATCTTCTGGTTGATCGCGCGGTCGGCGTTCGTCTGCGCGATCTCGGCGGCCTGGCGCTTCGCCTGGATCTCGGGGGCGCCGAGCGACTGGATGTAGCCGACCTCGTCGGTGATGCCCTTGATCTGGAACGAGTCGAGGATGAGCCCCTGCTCGGCGAGCTCGTGCGAGACGTCGGCGGCGATCTGGTCGGAGAACTTCTTCCGCTCGCGCATCAGCTCGACGACCGACAGCGTGGCGACGATGCCACGGAGGGCGCCCTCGAGCTGCTCCGTCGTGAACTGCTCGATCGCCTTGTCCTGCGACGCGAAGCGCTCCGCCGCGCGGCGGACGAACAGCGGGTCGGAGCCGATCTTCACGATCGCCACGCCGTCGACGTTGAGCGTGACGTTGTCGAGCGACTGCGCCTCGGCGTTCAGGGAGACCTGGCGCGAGCGGAGCGAGATGATCTCGTGGCGCTGCGTGATCGGGTTCACGAGCGACTTGCCGTTGACGATCACGGTGACCGGCGACTCCGACAGCTCGGAACGCGTCGTGCCGTCCGCGCCGATGACGCTGGCCTGCACCTTCTGCTTGCGGCCCGAGATGACGAGGGCCTCGTCGGCTCGTGCGACCTTGATCCAGCTGCGGGCGAACAGCAGCACGATCAGCCCGATGACCACCGCGGCGACGACCGCGATGCCGACGATGACCAGGATGCCGAAGACTCCGGCGATCTCCATGAACGACTCCTTCGAGGTGCGGCGCCGTGCCCGGTGCACGGACGCCGGAATCGACCCTCTCAGACTCGCGACCGGAGACCCGACCACGACGCGGTTCTGTGGATACCGTGCGGGAGTAGCGTGGGCGACGTGATGCGCCCGACCGCGGCGTCACCGACCGGGAGGTGGGGCAATGTCCTCGGTACCACCGGCACCGCTGTACACCCGAGCCTTCATCGCGCTCACCGCGACCGAACTGCTCTACTTCACCGCGGTCGGCATGGCGCTGTTCGCACTCCCGCTCTTCGTGACCGGTCCGCTCGGCGGCGACGAGGCCGGCGCGGGCATCGCCATCGGCGCGTTCGCCGCCAGCGCACTGGTGCTGCGCCCGTTCGCCGGGCGACTGAGCGATCGCATCGGACGACGGCCCCTCATGCTGGGCGGCGCGCTGCTCGCGGCATCCGCCCTGGGTCTGCTGCTCGTCGCCGACGACCTGGTCGTCGTAGTGCTGCTGCGCCTGCTCGCCGGCGTCGCAGAGGCGGCGTTCTTCGTCTCGAGCTTCGCCGCGCTCGCCGACATCGCCCCGCCCGAGCGCATGGGCGAGGCGCTCTCGATCAATTCGCTGGGGCTCTACCTCGGGCTCGCGTTCGGTCCGCCACTGGCTGAGGCGCTCATCGGCGTGGGTGACTTCGCCGCCGTGTGGATCGGGGCGACCGGGCTCACGCTCGTCGCCGCAGCGCTCGCGCTCGTCGTCGGCGAGACGAGCACCGAGCGCACTCCCCGGATGCACCGCTGCGGATCCTCCATCGTCCTGCGCTGCCGATCTCGCTCGCCTTCCTCACGGTGCTCATCGCCATGGGCGGCTACCTCGCGTTCGCGTCGATCCACGCCGTGCAGGTCGGCGTCGGCAACGCCAGCGTCGCGCTGCTGACCTTCGGCACGGTGGTCGTGGTCTGCCGCATCGCATTCGCGCGGGTGCCCGATCGACTGCCGTCGCTCCCGCTCGGGGCGGCGTCGCTCCTCGCGATCGCAGCGGGCCTCATCGTGGCGGCCCTGTGGATCGACGTGATCGGCCTCGTCGTGGGCGCGGTCATCCTCGGCGTGGGCGTGGCGTTCAGCACGCCGGCGTTCTTCTCCGCGGTGTTCGCGACGGCCTCACCGGCCGAGCGCGGCCTCGCGTCGGGAACCGCGAGCGCCGCGATCGACCTCGGGCTCGGCCTCGGGCCGATCCTGCTGGGGTTCGTGGCCGCGTCCTCGGGCATCCCCTGGGCATTCGCCGTCGGTGCGCTCGTCGCGCTCGCCGGGGCTGCCTGGACGCTCGGCCTCGCCCGTCGCGTGCGCTCCACACCCGCCGCGTGATCGACGCGGGGTGTCGGGGCGGGTCGGGTGTACGCCTCGGCTAGCCTCGTGCGGTGCCATTCGACAGCGACCCCCACGACCGGTACGGCAGCGACGTGCTCGCGGGAGACTGGCGGGCCCGCGGGCGCCGCACGATCCCCGAGGTTCCGGCCGAGCGCGACCTCGTCGTCGAGCGCGCCGACACCGGATGGTGCGGCGCCGTCGTCGGATTCGAGCACCGCAACGTCGTGCTCGAGGACCGACACGGCGCCCGCCGGCTCTTCCCGCTCGGCACCGGATTCCTCGTCGAGGGAGAACCGGTGAAGCTGACCGCACCCGCGATGCGGGCACCGGCCGGGCGAGCTCGCACCGCGTCGGGCTCGTTCGCGCCCGAGCAGCGGCGTGCTCGCACCGCGCGGGCGAGCCGCATCTTCGTCGAGGGGCGGCACGACGCCGAACTCGTCGAGAAGGTCTGGGGTGCCGACCTGCGCGCCGAGGGCGTCGTCGTCGAGTACCTGGAGGGCGTCGACGACCTCGACGCGATCGTGCGCGACACCGCGCCGTCTGCCGGGAAGCGGATCGGCGTACTCGTCGACCATCTCGTGGCGGGCTCGAAGGAGCAGGCGATCGCCGACCGCGTCGCCCGCGGACCGTACGGCGCGCACGTGCTCGTGGTGGGGCACCCGTACGTCGACGTCTGGCAAGCGGTGAAGCCCGCACGCCTCGGCGTGCGCGAGTGGCCGGTGATCCCGCGCGGCATGTCGTGGAAGCACGGCGTGTGCGCCGCCTTCGGCTGGCCGCACGACGACCAGGCCGACATCGCGCGCGCGTGGCAGCGCATCCTCGGCGCGGTGCGCGACTGGAACGACCTCGAGCCCGCTCTGCTCGGGCGCGTGGAGGAACTCATCGACTTCGTCACCGCCGGCGACGACGCCTGAACGCGGCCCGCACCGCGCCGTTGCGCGTCAGCCGATCGTCGTGCCGAAGAGCAGGCCGAGCACGTAGGTGACCGCCGCCGCGCCGAGGCCGATCGCGAGCTGCCGCAGCGCGCGCTTCAGCGGCGACGCGCCCGACAGGATGCCGACCACCGCGCCGGTCGCGAGCAGCGCGACGCTCACGAGCACGAGCGCGACCACCAGCGCCACCGCGCCATCGGCGCCGAACAGGTACGGCAGCACCGGGATCAATGCCCCGGAGGCGAAGAAGCAGAAGCTCGAGATCGCCGCCGACATGCCCGTGCCCACGGCCTCCGCGTCGTCGTGTGCGGTCGGGATGGCGGTCGACGTCGCATCGCCCTGTGCGCGCACGCCCGCGATCACGCGGCCGGCGTGCTCGGTCGCCTCCGCCGCATCCATGCCCCGCGCCCGGTAGACGAGCGCGAGCTCGTTCGCGTCGACGTCGAGGTCGGGCAGCGCGGCCCTCGCCGCGGGGTCGGGGGCGGATGCCTCGAGCAGCTCGCGCTGCGAACGCACCGAGACGTACTCCCCCGCGCCCATCGAGAGCGCGCCCGCGAGGAGGCCGGCGATGCCGGTGAAGAGCACGACGCTGCGATCGACCCCGGTCGCCGCCATGCCGAGCACCAGCGCGAGGTTCGACACGAGGCCGTCGTTCGCACCGAAGACGGCCGCGCGGAACGTGCCCGAGAGCCGTCGGCGGCCGCGGGCAGCGAGGCCGCGCACGACCTCCCCGTGGATCTTCTCGTCGGCGGCCATCGCGCGCGTGGCATCCGGGTCGTCGGCGTAGGGCGAACGGGCCTCGGCCTGCTGCGCGAGGGCGAGCACGAAGATCGACCCGAACCGGCGAGCCAGCGCGGCGAGCAGGCGGGTGCGCAGGTCGGCCCGAGGCATCCGCCCGTCGTCATCGCCGAGCAGCCGCACCCAGTGCGCCTCGTGCCGGCGCTCGGCGTCGGCGAGGGCGAGCAGGATCTCGCGCTCCTCGCCCGTGCGGCGCTGCGCGAGCTCGCGGTAGACGGCGCCCTCGGCCCGCTCGTCGGCGAGGTAGCGGCGCCACCTGGCGCGTGCGGCGGCGTCGGATCGTGCATCCTGCGGCATCGAGCCTCCCTCAGTCGGCCCGTGCGGCCCCGACCACGCTAGCCGCGGGTCGCGGCCGATCCGGTGCCGGAGGGCCGGATTGGCAGCATTTCGGAGCGCCGAACCGCGCCGCGGGCGGCTCAGCGCACGCGGGGCAGCTCAGCGCACGAGCTCCTGCCACCCGTCGCCGTCGGCGTACTCGAAGATGAGGTTCGTCTCGGTGTGCGCGACAGCCGGGTGCCCGGTGAGGTAACTCAGCACGAACTCGCGCAGCTCGCTCGCGTCGCGCGCGGCGACGTGCAGCAGGTAGTCCTCCGCACCCGCCATGTGGAACAGTCCGAGCACCCCCGGGAAGTGCGTCGCCGCAGCGCGGAACTCGTCGATCTCGCTGCGCGCGTGCTTCACGAGGCGCACCGCGATGAGCGCCTGGAGCGACGCGCCGAGCGCCTCGAGGTCGATGTCGACGTGGTAGCCGCGGATGTAGCCGCCCGCCTGGAGCTTGCGAATGCGCAGCGAGACGGTCGACTCCGCGACGCCCACCTCGGCGGCGAGGGCGGAGCCGGACGCGCGGGCGTTGCGCGAGAGCGCACGCAGCAGCTCGCGGTCGATGCGGTCGAGTTCGGGCGGGTTGGTCGCCATGGGAGCTCCGTCGGGTCGGGCGGATCAGGGTCGTGGGGCGTCGGGCGGGTCTGCAGCGGGCGTCGGGGGAAGCGACGTCGGTCCGGTGGCGGGCCCCTCCGCGGCATCCGCCACCAGCGCCTCGACCCGCACCGGTTCCGGGCGGTTCGTGATGCCGAGCGCCGAGATGACGCCGCCGATCGCGAGCATGATCGCGGTGGCGATCGCCGCGCGGTGGTAGCCGACGACGTCGAGTGCACTGCCGACGATCACGCCCGAGAGCGCGACCGCCACGAGTCCCGCGATGCGTGCGATCGCGTTGTTCACGGCCGAGCCGATGCCCGCGTGCGACGGGTCGACCGCGCCCAGGATCGCCGACGTCAGCGGCGCGACCGTGATCGCCATGCCGAGCCCGAGCAGCAGCACGCCCGGGAAGAACTGGGTCCAGTAGAACGCGTCGGCGTCGACCGCGAGCGTGAGCAGGAAGCCGACGGCGGCGACGAGGGGCCCGACCGCCATGAACAGGCGGGGGCCGAACCGTCCGGAGAGCCCGCCGAACCACGACCCGAGCAGCACGAGCATGATGGTCGGCGGCAGCGTCGCGAGGCCGGCCTGGAACGCCGTGTACCCGCCGATCTCCTGCACGAAGATCGTGATGGCGAACGGCCCGAGCGCGAACCCCGCATAGACGAACCACGTCGACAGGTTGCCGACCGCGAAGTTGCACGCGCGGAACAGCGCGAGCGGCAGCATGGGGGCCGTGACCCGCCCCTCCCACCAGATGAAGAGCACGAGCGCGACGACGCCGGCGACGAAGGGCACGAGGATCACTGGCGAGCCCCAGCCGAACCGGCCCTGCTCGATGAGCGCGAACACCGTGCCGCCCAGCCCGACCACGCCGAGCACGGCGCCGAGCCAGTCGACGCGGGGCCGGTCGAGCAGCGGCTCGTCGCGCCCCAGCGGACGCATGAGCACGAGCACGGCCACGATCGGCAGGATGTTGATCGCGAAGATGAGCCGCCACGACACCGCATCCACGAGCAGCCCGCCGAGGAGCGGCCCGACGAGGAACGCCGACGTGGTCCACGCCGTCCAGCGGCCGATGGCGCGCCCCTGCTCGGCGCCGGAGAACGTCGAGACGATGAGCGCGAGCGAACTCGGCACGAGCAGGGCGCCGGCCGCCCCCTGCAGTGCGCGCGCGACGACGAGGATCTCCCCCGTGGGTGCGACGGCGC
Coding sequences within:
- a CDS encoding MFS transporter; the protein is MSRSTRVLVVAVIVSFCAFLDGAITNVALPAISEEMGGGLVLQQWVVDAYLLTLGSLILIAGSLSDSFGRLRIIRIGLYGFGVTSLLCAVAPTGEILVVARALQGAAGALLVPSSLALIVSTFSGAEQGRAIGRWTAWTTSAFLVGPLLGGLLVDAVSWRLIFAINILPIVAVLVLMRPLGRDEPLLDRPRVDWLGAVLGVVGLGGTVFALIEQGRFGWGSPVILVPFVAGVVALVLFIWWEGRVTAPMLPLALFRACNFAVGNLSTWFVYAGFALGPFAITIFVQEIGGYTAFQAGLATLPPTIMLVLLGSWFGGLSGRFGPRLFMAVGPLVAAVGFLLTLAVDADAFYWTQFFPGVLLLGLGMAITVAPLTSAILGAVDPSHAGIGSAVNNAIARIAGLVAVALSGVIVGSALDVVGYHRAAIATAIMLAIGGVISALGITNRPEPVRVEALVADAAEGPATGPTSLPPTPAADPPDAPRP
- a CDS encoding SPFH domain-containing protein — its product is MEIAGVFGILVIVGIAVVAAVVIGLIVLLFARSWIKVARADEALVISGRKQKVQASVIGADGTTRSELSESPVTVIVNGKSLVNPITQRHEIISLRSRQVSLNAEAQSLDNVTLNVDGVAIVKIGSDPLFVRRAAERFASQDKAIEQFTTEQLEGALRGIVATLSVVELMRERKKFSDQIAADVSHELAEQGLILDSFQIKGITDEVGYIQSLGAPEIQAKRQAAEIAQTNADRAINQKIIANQEANLIEQTALDTNTANADAGVGRARAEAEQAEHLARARAEQAVLQQQAENTQARLDAEVKRVADASRYEAETRAQADLYTRERSAEAAAIEQVKQAEARTRIAEQQAEADKARATGEAAAAEAKSAGEASALRELADAEASARRLRAQAEADAIRAEGEARAAAVEAEAQAIASNQEAFLSQRVLEVLPSIMAEFAKGYSAIGSVSIIGGSDDGASGVVGGDSAKAMRSVFDSVEAATGLDIAAIIQGQAVGRGIGAGVSEAALSKNGSHDS
- a CDS encoding Lrp/AsnC family transcriptional regulator, with the protein product MATNPPELDRIDRELLRALSRNARASGSALAAEVGVAESTVSLRIRKLQAGGYIRGYHVDIDLEALGASLQALIAVRLVKHARSEIDEFRAAATHFPGVLGLFHMAGAEDYLLHVAARDASELREFVLSYLTGHPAVAHTETNLIFEYADGDGWQELVR
- a CDS encoding MFS transporter; amino-acid sequence: MLIAMGGYLAFASIHAVQVGVGNASVALLTFGTVVVVCRIAFARVPDRLPSLPLGAASLLAIAAGLIVAALWIDVIGLVVGAVILGVGVAFSTPAFFSAVFATASPAERGLASGTASAAIDLGLGLGPILLGFVAASSGIPWAFAVGALVALAGAAWTLGLARRVRSTPAA
- a CDS encoding MFS transporter, which produces MSSVPPAPLYTRAFIALTATELLYFTAVGMALFALPLFVTGPLGGDEAGAGIAIGAFAASALVLRPFAGRLSDRIGRRPLMLGGALLAASALGLLLVADDLVVVVLLRLLAGVAEAAFFVSSFAALADIAPPERMGEALSINSLGLYLGLAFGPPLAEALIGVGDFAAVWIGATGLTLVAAALALVVGETSTERTPRMHRCGSSIVLRCRSRSPSSRCSSPWAATSRSRRSTPCRSASATPASRC
- a CDS encoding VIT1/CCC1 transporter family protein; amino-acid sequence: MPQDARSDAAARARWRRYLADERAEGAVYRELAQRRTGEEREILLALADAERRHEAHWVRLLGDDDGRMPRADLRTRLLAALARRFGSIFVLALAQQAEARSPYADDPDATRAMAADEKIHGEVVRGLAARGRRRLSGTFRAAVFGANDGLVSNLALVLGMAATGVDRSVVLFTGIAGLLAGALSMGAGEYVSVRSQRELLEASAPDPAARAALPDLDVDANELALVYRARGMDAAEATEHAGRVIAGVRAQGDATSTAIPTAHDDAEAVGTGMSAAISSFCFFASGALIPVLPYLFGADGAVALVVALVLVSVALLATGAVVGILSGASPLKRALRQLAIGLGAAAVTYVLGLLFGTTIG
- a CDS encoding DUF3097 domain-containing protein, translating into MPFDSDPHDRYGSDVLAGDWRARGRRTIPEVPAERDLVVERADTGWCGAVVGFEHRNVVLEDRHGARRLFPLGTGFLVEGEPVKLTAPAMRAPAGRARTASGSFAPEQRRARTARASRIFVEGRHDAELVEKVWGADLRAEGVVVEYLEGVDDLDAIVRDTAPSAGKRIGVLVDHLVAGSKEQAIADRVARGPYGAHVLVVGHPYVDVWQAVKPARLGVREWPVIPRGMSWKHGVCAAFGWPHDDQADIARAWQRILGAVRDWNDLEPALLGRVEELIDFVTAGDDA